In Paenibacillus xylanilyticus, the genomic window CCGTTCCTGGCAGACATTTCATTACCACCAGATTGTTGGTATGGTCAATATGGAGAAAGTTATCCACTAATGCCCGTTTCAACTTCTGGATTGGATTATAACGCTGGTCGGTTGGCAATGAGTACTTGTAACGACCATCATCCATTGGAATTTTGATCAACAGCAATTCTTTAATATCACGGGATACCGTGGCCTGTGTCACCTGAAAACCGGCTTGACGCAGTGCTTCAACCAGATCATCCTGGGTTTCTATTTCATTCTGACTAATAATTTCACGTATCTTAATGTGTCGTTGTCCTTTCATACATGCCTCCAGTTTAAATAGTTACCATTGATTCCTAGCTCAGATCATCCCCATCATATACATCTTCCTCATAATCCATCAAACGGATGATCTTTACGCTGGATTCTTCCGTATCCACGTACAATATACCTTCACAACCTGGATACAACAATAAATAGTACAAAAAGCGATCCCGAATGCCAGGACCTGTGAATTCCACCGGCTGTCTGCGCCTTGCCGTCTTGACCAAATACCTGATCTCATCACGCTCGGCAACATAATCAACGAACAACCGACTATAATAAACGGATTCATTGACCTCAAAGGCGAGCGGTATCTTCATTTTGCCTCCGATGACTTCATACCCCTCTGCTTCAAGCAGATCAACAACCGGGGAATGCGGTATGTCGGAATTCAGCTGCATGCCTGACAAACTTACCGGTACCGGTCGATTCAGCCAATTACGCAAACCGTAAAAGAGCCATATGATTAAAATGACAGCAAGTACACCAATAACGATTGTGTCGGATTGCCCATTCATCATCGTTCACCTCGAAGACTTATTCGAGGTCCGGCAGTCGATCTCCTGTTAATAGGATCACCTTTCCAGCGAAAAGAAACTCATCCTATGATGAGTTTCCCGTAAAAGTATGAGCGGCTTCCATAGCAACTTGATGGGCAAGTGCATCGAGTGAAGCCAGATCCTTCTCTTGTTGTGATGCATCCGGTTCTTCCAGACGCCAATGAGCGAGAAATTCGATATTGCCCTCTCCACCGGTAATAGGCGAGAAGGTTAAACCCCGAAGATTTAAATCAAGTTCATTCGCGAAGTGAAGCATGGTTTCCAGTACTTCCTTGTGCACTTTTGGATCTCGAACAACACCAGACTTACCTACCTTCTCACGTCCTGCCTCAAATTGAGGCTTGATCAATGCTACAATATCTGCCGGCTGCTTCAGAAGAGCAAGCAAGGGCGGCAGTATAATTCGCAGCGATATGAAGGATACATCAATGCTGGCAAAGTTTGGCTCAGGTCCAATTAAATCCTCAGGCGTCACATAACGAAAATTGGTTCTTTCCATCACGGTGACCCGGTCATCATTGCGTAATGACCAGTCCAGCTGGTTGTATCCTACATCAATGGCATAAACATGCGATGCACCATGTTGTAATGCACAATCCGTAAATCCACCCGTTGACGAACCAATATCAAGCATGACCAGACCGTTCATGTCAAGATCGAAGTGTTTAATCGCTTTTTCAAGCTTCAATCCACCCCGTCCCACATAAGGATGCACCGAGCCTTTAACCTTTAGTTCAGCTTCCCGCGGTATTTTCATGCCTGCCTTTTCAATTCGTTCATTGTTGGCATACACCAGTCCAGCCATGATTGCCGCTTTTGCCTTCTCACGACTTTCATAATAACCCTGCTCGACCAGCAGAACATCAATTCGTTCTTTCGGGAGTGACATGTCTTTCTCCTATCATATAGTTAATTCATTTATTTAGGTAAAGCATTCCATTGATCAAGAAGGAAAGCGGGTTCTGGACATGCCGTAAGAGGTTTGAGCTGCCAAACTGCGCAGCTGCACACATACGTTGTCCACCGTAAGCCCAACTTCAGCCCGTTGTTCATTGATGCTGCCATGTTCAATGAAGCGATCCGGAATCCCCATAAGATCAACATGTACATCATGCAGACCCTGTTCAGCATAGAACTCAAGCACTGCGCTGCCCATACTGCCTGCTTGAGAAGTTTCTTCAAGCACAATCAGTTTGGTACCACGAATCGCGAGATCACGAAGCATTTGTTCATCCAGTGGCTTGAGGAAACGTGCATTGATCACTCCGGCTGTAATGCCTTCCTTTTTCACGGTTTCAGCTGCTTCTTCAGCAATTTGAACCATGGAACCCGAAGCGATGATGGCATAACCTTCAGATGGTCGCAGCTGTTCCCAAGTTCCGATTGGAATCGGTACGAGCTGCTCATCCATTGGAACGCCTACCACATTGTTTCGAGGATACCGGTAAGCAATAGGTCCTTCGTTATAATCAAGTGCTGTTTTCATCATGTGACGCAGTTCATTCTCATCCTTCGGCATCATAAGTACAATGTTAGGAATGTGTCTCATAAACGCCACATCATACACGCCTTGATGCGTCTCTCCATCAGGTCCAACAAATCCCGCACGGTCAATGGCAAAGATCACATTGGCATTATGACGGCAAATATCATGCACGATCTGATCATATGCCCGCTGCATAAACGTAGAATATACGGCAAAGACAGGCTTCATGCCTTCCATGGCCAGTGCAGCACACATGGTTGCCGCATGCTGCTCTGCAATCCCTACATCAATCATGCGGTCCGGGAATTCCTTGCTAAATGGAATAAGCCCCGATCCTGTCGGCATAGCAGGCGTTACAGCAACGATACGCTGGTCTTCTTTCGCAAGTTCAACCAGTGTCTGCCCGAATATTTCGGTGTACATTGGTTTGCCCACGGCCTTGAGTACCTGACCGGATTCTATTTTATAAGGTGAGATACCATGCCATTTGTGTGAGTCTGCCTCCGCTGGCTGGTATCCTTTGCCCTTGGTTGTGAGAACATGAACGAGAACGGGTCCCTCCACGTTATCCGCTTGTTTGAACGTCTCAATTAATTTGGGAATGTCATGTCCATCGATGGGTCCCAAATAAGTGAAGCCGAGTTCTTCAAACAAAACACCCGGAACCATCATATATTTGACGCTATCCTTAATCCAGCTTGCCGATTTGGCCAAACGGTCTCCAATGGCAGGAATCTTTTTGAGCATTCCTTCCACATCATCTTTGGCTTTTAGATAATGGCGATCAGAACGGATTTTGCTTAAGTATTTATGCATCGCCCCAACATTGGGCGCAATGGACATTTCATTATCATTCAGAATGACCATCAGTTTTTTCTGCTCATGGCCAATGTGGTTAAGTGCCTCAAAGGCCATACCACCTGTAAGAGCTCCATCACCAATCATGGCAATAACCTGATTATCTTCACCCTTCAAATCACGTGCAAGCGCCATACCCATGGCAGCAGACAAGGATGTACTGCTGTGTCCAGCCTCCCATACATCATGCTCGCTCTCATTACGCTTGACGAACCCGCACAATCCATTGTGCTGACGCAATGTATCAAAACGGTCCATGCGCCCTGTAAGAATTTTATGCACATACGCTTGATGCCCTACATCGTAAATCATTTTGTCTACCGGACTGTTATAACAGTAGTGCAGGGCTACCGTGAGCTCAACCACGCCTAAATTCGGTGCCAGATGCCCCCCCGTTACGGACAATTTCTCAATCAGAAATTGCCGAATCTCTGCGGATAATAAAACAAGATCATCCGGAGACATCGATTTTAGATCACTGGGTTGTTTAATTTGTGGAAGCAGCACGAGAATCTCCCCGCTTTCCTAGATTGTTTGATTAAGTGGATAACACTTTTTAAACTGAATTTTATTAAATCACATTAAATCATTATAACATAAAAGAACAGGAATCATAATTTACGGCTTCATACTCCAGATTGCGAGCTTTTTCGCGAGCAAGACAAATGAATTGAACCATTATTATGTATCCGTTATGTCAAATGTAATCACCGTGCAAAAAGCACATTAACATTATTACACCGATCTGAATCTTACGAAACAGCCGCAGGGCCGTTTCATTTACTTTTTAGACTAATGATCTCTGCGCATTAAATAATCTGCTATCTCCATCAATCGCGATGAATCTGACAACTCCGCTCTGCTAAGGGCCTCTTTTGCAGATTGGGTCAAGGACTTCACCTGTTTTTGAGACGCTTCCATGCCTATGAAAAATGGATAAGTTACCTTTTGCTGATTGACATCGCTTTGGGTTTTCTTGCCCATTTTTTGCTCATCCCCAGTCAGATCAAGGATATCGTCCTGAATCTGAAAAGCAAGACCAAGATCACGCCCGAATACACGCAGTGCATCAAGTTGTCCTTCAGTTGCGCCACCAATACGAGCGCCAGCCAGCAAGGAGAACACGATCAAATCACCGGTTTTATGCAAATGGATATACTGCAGTTGTTCCAGATCCGTCATCCCTTGCTCACCTTCCATATCAGCCACTTGCCCACCAACCATGCCGCGGGCGCCAGCCAGTTCGGAAAGCTCCTCCACAATAGAAAGCAAGGCTTCTGCCGGCACACCGTTCTTGCGGCCTGCTTGCACTACACTATAGAAAGCATGAGTCAACAAAGCATCTCCTGCAAGAATAGCCGTGGCTTCACCATACACCTTGTGATTCGTTAATTTTCCCCGACGATAGTCATCATTATCCATTGCAGGCAGGTCATCGTGGATAAGAGAATACGTGTGTACCATTTCCACGGCGCAGGCTACCGGCAGCGCAGCTGCACGCTGTGCTCCGAGGGCTTCCGCCGCAGCGACGACCAGAAGAGGACGGAGGCGCTTGCCTCCAGCCATAAGTGAATACTGCATCGCATCACGCAGAGACTGAGGTACATCCCAGTGAACTGGGAGAATCTCTTTTAAAGCTTCCGTAACCTCATCTGTTGTCTGTTGGAGATACTGTTCAAAGGAAGGACGACTACTCATTGCCTTCACCGCTCTCAACTTCCGAAGCTCCGAACGGCTTCTTCCGAAGTTCCCCATCTTCTTCTACGATCATTTCAATCTTGCGTTCCACTTGTTCCAACTTGATTCCGCATAACTGGGAAAGTTTCATTCCTCGCTGAAACAGATCAATGGCCTGTTCTAATGGAACATCCCCATGCTCCAGCTGAGCTACGATATCTTCAAGTGCCGCCATTGCCTCTTCAAAATTCAGTTCCGGTTCATTCGCCATGGATGTTGTCATCCTCCTTCATTCCCCAAACCTGACAGTCCAGCTGTCCGTCTGTTAATTTAATCTTAATTGAATCTCCAGGCTGCACTTCCTTCAACGATTTGATCAGTCTTTGCTCCTGTTCGTCATACACCAGACTATATCCGCGAGACATGACTTTTAGCGGGCTTAGAGCATCGAGGTGGCGCACGGAAGATTTCCATTGCTGCTGCTTCGATCTGACGATAGACCTCATCGCAAGTTCAAGCTGACGCCGTGCTGCGGCATTTTCCCGTTGAGCCGCATTCACCTGTTCACGTGGATTGAACCGCTGCAGAGCAGCACGAAGACGCTCTTGTTTCTCCGCGGTCCATTTCATCCGTGTATCCACTGTCCTTAACAGCCGCTGATGCAGCATGTCCAATCGTTCTGTATGCTGCATCAATGTCCGTCTTGGGTGAACAAGTACCGGCGAACGCTGTAATCTGGCAAGTCGTTCACGGTTATGTGCAGCCCGTTGACGCAGACTATGCTGCAGCTGACGCTGTCTTAGCGCAATCTGGTCAAGCAGCTCTGCACGATTTGGCACAGCCAGTTCAGCAGCCGCTGTTGGCGTCGCAGCCCGCAGGTCTGCAGCAAAGTCTGCAATGGTAAAATCGGTTTCGTGTCCGACTGCAGAGATCACAGGAATATCTGAATCAACTATGGCTCTGGCAACCATCTCTTCATTAAAAGCCCACAGCTCCTCCAGTGATCCCCCGCCCCGGCCTACAATCAGCACGTCCGCTTCACCAAGGAGATTCAGGTTTCGAATGGCTTTTACGATTGAAGGTGCTGCGCCTTTTCCCTGAACCAGAACAGGATATAGAAGCACTTTCGCAGAAGGGTATCTGCGCTGCAATGTAATCATGATATCCCGTACCGCTGCTCCTGTAGGAGACGTAACTACACCGATCGTTTTGGGATAACGCGGAATAGCACGTTTCTTGGCCGAAGAGAAAAGCCCCTCATCCTCGAGCTTCTTTTTCAATTGCTCATAAGCCAGATAGAGACTTCCGATTCCGTCAGGCTGCATCTGGGTAGCGTAAAATTGATATTGACCGTCCCGCTCATAAACCGATACATTACCACGAGCAATAACCCTTGCACCCTCCTTTGGCACAAAGGGCAATCGCTGATTATGGGACGCGAACATGATAGCCTTAATACGGCTGTCTTTATCCTTCAATGTAAAATACATATGGCCGCTAGAGTGATGTGTGAAGTTGGATATCTCCCCGCGCAGCCAGACGTCCGACAGGACCTGATCGGATTCCAGTTTCATTCGGATGTACCGATTCAGGTCTTTGATGGAGTAGATCTGTCGATCTGCCACAGACGTACCTAGGCCAATCCGTGAGCGCGTTTGGCAGCGATCAGTGTATTTTGCATCAGCATGGTGATCGTCATTGGACCAACGCCACCCGGAACTGGAGTAATCGGACCGGAAACTTCCTTCACACTTTCAAAATCCACGTCTCCAGCCAATTTACCATTGTCCAAACGGTTCATACCCACATCGATGACTACAGCACCCGGTTTCACATAATCGGCATCCACGAAGTTTGCACGACCGATTGCTACGACCAATATGTCGGCTTGACGTGTAATTTCTTTCATGTTTGCCGTACGTGAATGACACATTGTTACGGTTGCATTCTCACGTTGAAGCAGCAAAGATACCGGTTTGCCCACAATATTGCTGCGTCCGATCACAACAGCATGCTTACCCGACATTTCCAATCCAGTCCGCTTGATCAGTTCAATCACTCCGGCAGGTGTACATGGCAGCAAACTGTCATCGCCGATCACAAGGTTACCCACATTGACCGGATGGAAACCATCCACATCTTTTTCAACCGCTATTGCATCAATAACAGCCTTTTCCTCAATATGCTTCGGTAATGGGAGTTGAACAAGAATCCCGTTAATGGAGCTCTGATTGTTCAGCTTGTCCACCAGAGCCAGCAAGTCCTCTTGGGACGTACCTGCATCGAGACGATGTACTTCAGAGTAAAAACCGAGATCGTGACAAGCTTTTTCCTTATTTCGCACATAGACTTGGGATGCCGGATCTTCCCCGACGAGCACAACAGCCAGACCAGGCACAACCCCCTGTTCGCTAAGCTGCTTTACTTCTTCAGTTATGCCTGCGCGGATCTCCTGGGACACTTCTTTACCGTTAATAATAGATGCTGTCATTGTACTCTCTCTCCCTTATGTGAACATTTAATAAGTAACTCGCTATTTTAGGACAATTTCGCTTTGATCGTGTCAACTTCCTGGATCATGCGTCCAAGCACACCGTTAACGAACTTCCCCGATTCTTCTGTGCCAAAATGCTTGGACAGCTCAATCGCTTCGTTAACCGATACTTTCGCCGGAACATCATCACGAAATACCATTTCATAAGCAGCCAGCCGCAAGATCTGACGGTCTACCCGAGACAGACGGCTAATTTGCCAGCCCTTGAGATAATCCACCAGCAATCCGTCGATCGCTTCCTTCTGATTCCATGCTCCTTGAACAATTTCCGTTACATAACTGCGCATGACATCTGCATCGTGAATAACGACTTCCGTTTCATTTTCCTCGGCCGCTTCGTTAATCAGCATATTTACAGCTTCAGCTGCACCCACTTCATTCATTTCCATCTGATACAGACTTTGTACCGCAATTTCCCTTGCCAAACGTCTTTTCATGTCCTGCCTCCTGCAGCGCTCATCCGAGCGTCATCATGCTTATTTTAAAATAAAAGAACCATCCACGCATCATGTTTGTGATGCGAAATGAAGTGGCCTTTACGATATGGTTATTGTTATCCCTTTTCACAAAAAAACCTGCAGTACGTTTCCTCCAAAAAACGGGCATATTAAACTAAGCTCTTTTCGGAAGAAACATATTGCAGGGTTCAGGTGGCTCACTTAAACGGACGCCAGCGCTCTCCAAGCCATTGTCCCCATTCCCTCCAGGGAATGAACAAGCCCAGCTTCGAATCGCTTCGTCTGCCTAATGTATAACCGATGAACACCAAAAGTGCAAAGAACAACATATCCCAAAACCCGGTAAACAAATAAAGAAATCCAAAAAAGATGCCGCCCACAATTCCGGTTATCCGGCCTCTGTGACTATCCCAAATCTCTCTCCACAGCATCAGTGAAACTCACCTCATTCCACTCGACTCTTGTAGTTAGGCGACTGGGTAACATTGGCAACATACACGGTTACATTCGAAACCGGGATCCCCGTAATCTCGTGTACATGATCATGTATGGCCTTCTGCAAATCCGAACTCAGGGTTGGAATTGGCGTCTCGCCATCGACCACTGCACGGATCATAATCTCCAATCCCGACTCAACCACACGAATACGTGCCTTAACATCGCGTACTCCCCGGAAGCGGGAAGTGGCTTTCAGGCAGAGATTTTCAATGGTCTCCATTGAGATCTGCACATCACCGTATTCCGTACGCTGATCTACAGATGGCAACGAAGCCCGCCCACGCCGTACCGAGATGTAAAAAAAGCGCAAACTCAGGATAAACAAGATCGCCGCTGCAACAACGGCTGCAACAATGACGTTCTGTTCCTGCTGGTAATTCAATTCGTAAGGCAGTACTCCACTAATGAGTAGAATGACAACTGCCGATATTGCTCCAACGCTTATGCTGTATATAAACAACAGAAGCCGATCCAGTATTTTCGCCACGAACTGCACAGCCTCCCTTGCTCACTAACATTGCTGTAACCTGAACATATGCATATCGTGTCAACACCTTCTATCCATATGTCCCAATGGAAGATGCAGACATGTCCAAGACGGGATAACCCCCGGCAGTCATGCCGGGGGAATCAGTCTTCTTTTATTTTACACGCTGACTGTTCAGGTCAATCTCTTCCACTTTTTCAGTGCTTTTGAACTGAACGTCATGAATGTGCACATTGACTTCGTTCACATTCAATCCAGTCATATTCTCAATGGAGCGTTTAACATTTTGTTGGATTTCAGTAGCTACTTGGGGAAGACGATAACCATACTCGATGATAACCGATACATCCACTGCAGCCTCGCGTTGGCCCACTTCCACTTTAACGCCCTTGGAGAGGTTTTTGCGACCAAGCAATTCAGCAAATCCGCCAGCGAAACCACCGCTCATGCCCGCTACTCCTTTAACTTCTACCGTAGCCAGCCCAGCGATTACTTCAATGACTTCAGGTGCGATCTGGATTTCACCGATATCCGTTCGTTCAAATTCTGTCGGTAGTGTACTCATAACTGTTCAACACACCTTTCGCGTAATAAGTTTGCGGCCATCCGTCAGGGCGCTGTCCTACAGGCTTGATGGCTTTGGACACCCTGCCGGTCCGGGCTATTCCGGAACCCCTGCAAGCAAACTTCACCACGAA contains:
- the ahrC gene encoding transcriptional regulator AhrC/ArgR; its protein translation is MKGQRHIKIREIISQNEIETQDDLVEALRQAGFQVTQATVSRDIKELLLIKIPMDDGRYKYSLPTDQRYNPIQKLKRALVDNFLHIDHTNNLVVMKCLPGTANSIAALLDNIEWTEVMGTICGDDTILIICRTEDNSVTVIDRIMGYIS
- a CDS encoding TlyA family RNA methyltransferase, with protein sequence MSLPKERIDVLLVEQGYYESREKAKAAIMAGLVYANNERIEKAGMKIPREAELKVKGSVHPYVGRGGLKLEKAIKHFDLDMNGLVMLDIGSSTGGFTDCALQHGASHVYAIDVGYNQLDWSLRNDDRVTVMERTNFRYVTPEDLIGPEPNFASIDVSFISLRIILPPLLALLKQPADIVALIKPQFEAGREKVGKSGVVRDPKVHKEVLETMLHFANELDLNLRGLTFSPITGGEGNIEFLAHWRLEEPDASQQEKDLASLDALAHQVAMEAAHTFTGNSS
- the dxs gene encoding 1-deoxy-D-xylulose-5-phosphate synthase; amino-acid sequence: MLLPQIKQPSDLKSMSPDDLVLLSAEIRQFLIEKLSVTGGHLAPNLGVVELTVALHYCYNSPVDKMIYDVGHQAYVHKILTGRMDRFDTLRQHNGLCGFVKRNESEHDVWEAGHSSTSLSAAMGMALARDLKGEDNQVIAMIGDGALTGGMAFEALNHIGHEQKKLMVILNDNEMSIAPNVGAMHKYLSKIRSDRHYLKAKDDVEGMLKKIPAIGDRLAKSASWIKDSVKYMMVPGVLFEELGFTYLGPIDGHDIPKLIETFKQADNVEGPVLVHVLTTKGKGYQPAEADSHKWHGISPYKIESGQVLKAVGKPMYTEIFGQTLVELAKEDQRIVAVTPAMPTGSGLIPFSKEFPDRMIDVGIAEQHAATMCAALAMEGMKPVFAVYSTFMQRAYDQIVHDICRHNANVIFAIDRAGFVGPDGETHQGVYDVAFMRHIPNIVLMMPKDENELRHMMKTALDYNEGPIAYRYPRNNVVGVPMDEQLVPIPIGTWEQLRPSEGYAIIASGSMVQIAEEAAETVKKEGITAGVINARFLKPLDEQMLRDLAIRGTKLIVLEETSQAGSMGSAVLEFYAEQGLHDVHVDLMGIPDRFIEHGSINEQRAEVGLTVDNVCVQLRSLAAQTSYGMSRTRFPS
- a CDS encoding polyprenyl synthetase family protein, with the translated sequence MSSRPSFEQYLQQTTDEVTEALKEILPVHWDVPQSLRDAMQYSLMAGGKRLRPLLVVAAAEALGAQRAAALPVACAVEMVHTYSLIHDDLPAMDNDDYRRGKLTNHKVYGEATAILAGDALLTHAFYSVVQAGRKNGVPAEALLSIVEELSELAGARGMVGGQVADMEGEQGMTDLEQLQYIHLHKTGDLIVFSLLAGARIGGATEGQLDALRVFGRDLGLAFQIQDDILDLTGDEQKMGKKTQSDVNQQKVTYPFFIGMEASQKQVKSLTQSAKEALSRAELSDSSRLMEIADYLMRRDH
- the xseB gene encoding exodeoxyribonuclease VII small subunit; translation: MANEPELNFEEAMAALEDIVAQLEHGDVPLEQAIDLFQRGMKLSQLCGIKLEQVERKIEMIVEEDGELRKKPFGASEVESGEGNE
- the xseA gene encoding exodeoxyribonuclease VII large subunit, encoding MADRQIYSIKDLNRYIRMKLESDQVLSDVWLRGEISNFTHHSSGHMYFTLKDKDSRIKAIMFASHNQRLPFVPKEGARVIARGNVSVYERDGQYQFYATQMQPDGIGSLYLAYEQLKKKLEDEGLFSSAKKRAIPRYPKTIGVVTSPTGAAVRDIMITLQRRYPSAKVLLYPVLVQGKGAAPSIVKAIRNLNLLGEADVLIVGRGGGSLEELWAFNEEMVARAIVDSDIPVISAVGHETDFTIADFAADLRAATPTAAAELAVPNRAELLDQIALRQRQLQHSLRQRAAHNRERLARLQRSPVLVHPRRTLMQHTERLDMLHQRLLRTVDTRMKWTAEKQERLRAALQRFNPREQVNAAQRENAAARRQLELAMRSIVRSKQQQWKSSVRHLDALSPLKVMSRGYSLVYDEQEQRLIKSLKEVQPGDSIKIKLTDGQLDCQVWGMKEDDNIHGE
- the folD gene encoding bifunctional methylenetetrahydrofolate dehydrogenase/methenyltetrahydrofolate cyclohydrolase FolD, with translation MTASIINGKEVSQEIRAGITEEVKQLSEQGVVPGLAVVLVGEDPASQVYVRNKEKACHDLGFYSEVHRLDAGTSQEDLLALVDKLNNQSSINGILVQLPLPKHIEEKAVIDAIAVEKDVDGFHPVNVGNLVIGDDSLLPCTPAGVIELIKRTGLEMSGKHAVVIGRSNIVGKPVSLLLQRENATVTMCHSRTANMKEITRQADILVVAIGRANFVDADYVKPGAVVIDVGMNRLDNGKLAGDVDFESVKEVSGPITPVPGGVGPMTITMLMQNTLIAAKRAHGLA
- the nusB gene encoding transcription antitermination factor NusB, which encodes MKRRLAREIAVQSLYQMEMNEVGAAEAVNMLINEAAEENETEVVIHDADVMRSYVTEIVQGAWNQKEAIDGLLVDYLKGWQISRLSRVDRQILRLAAYEMVFRDDVPAKVSVNEAIELSKHFGTEESGKFVNGVLGRMIQEVDTIKAKLS
- a CDS encoding DUF2273 domain-containing protein is translated as MLWREIWDSHRGRITGIVGGIFFGFLYLFTGFWDMLFFALLVFIGYTLGRRSDSKLGLFIPWREWGQWLGERWRPFK
- the amaP gene encoding alkaline shock response membrane anchor protein AmaP, whose amino-acid sequence is MAKILDRLLLFIYSISVGAISAVVILLISGVLPYELNYQQEQNVIVAAVVAAAILFILSLRFFYISVRRGRASLPSVDQRTEYGDVQISMETIENLCLKATSRFRGVRDVKARIRVVESGLEIMIRAVVDGETPIPTLSSDLQKAIHDHVHEITGIPVSNVTVYVANVTQSPNYKSRVE
- a CDS encoding Asp23/Gls24 family envelope stress response protein is translated as MSTLPTEFERTDIGEIQIAPEVIEVIAGLATVEVKGVAGMSGGFAGGFAELLGRKNLSKGVKVEVGQREAAVDVSVIIEYGYRLPQVATEIQQNVKRSIENMTGLNVNEVNVHIHDVQFKSTEKVEEIDLNSQRVK